A window from Fibrobacter sp. UWB11 encodes these proteins:
- a CDS encoding DNA-processing protein DprA, which produces METNLLYNEPYRELFRDNYPLLLGASKFCPKRLFCKGTLPSADKIGIAMVGTRRPTASAEELCRRLVASLKGTNAIVISGLAQGIDCYCHKAALEAGIPTIAVLAQGLDAKIDGERATIAERILQAGGALLSEYESDTPAYKGNFIARNRIISGLSQATLVVQSRQKGGALLTAQFCLDEDKPLLAIPGNFDCDLYSGTNALLDSGRAKPVFIPESLRSVAGVPFLEGAKIEQLTTCGVQLSSAAQKVFDRFNGFRKTFSELQEDFDFKAPELLAILTELEISGLVTSKDNFQFYFNGA; this is translated from the coding sequence ATGGAAACGAATCTTTTATACAACGAACCTTACCGCGAACTTTTCCGCGACAATTATCCGCTCCTTCTCGGTGCATCCAAGTTCTGCCCCAAACGGCTTTTTTGCAAAGGTACACTCCCCTCCGCTGATAAAATTGGAATCGCGATGGTCGGCACCCGCCGCCCAACAGCCTCCGCCGAAGAACTCTGCAGGCGGCTAGTCGCATCGCTTAAAGGTACAAATGCTATTGTCATTTCTGGGCTAGCCCAAGGTATTGACTGCTATTGCCACAAAGCAGCACTAGAAGCCGGGATTCCAACGATAGCCGTCCTCGCGCAAGGGCTAGATGCAAAAATCGACGGAGAACGCGCAACTATCGCAGAGCGCATTTTGCAAGCTGGAGGCGCACTTCTGAGCGAATATGAAAGCGACACTCCCGCCTACAAGGGGAACTTCATCGCACGGAACCGCATCATCAGCGGGCTTAGCCAAGCAACGCTCGTCGTCCAAAGCCGCCAAAAGGGAGGCGCCCTTCTCACCGCGCAATTCTGCCTAGACGAAGATAAGCCGCTCCTCGCCATCCCCGGGAATTTCGACTGTGACCTCTATAGCGGCACCAACGCACTCCTCGACAGCGGACGCGCAAAACCCGTATTCATTCCTGAAAGTTTGCGTTCTGTAGCAGGGGTTCCATTCCTCGAAGGAGCGAAGATTGAGCAGCTTACGACATGCGGAGTGCAACTATCGAGCGCGGCACAGAAAGTTTTCGACCGTTTTAACGGGTTCCGCAAAACATTTTCGGAACTTCAAGAAGATTTTGACTTTAAGGCACCGGAACTTTTAGCTATATTGACGGAGCTAGAAATATCTGGTCTAGTCACATCAAAGGACAACTTCCAATTCTATTTTAACGGAGCATAA
- a CDS encoding septum formation initiator family protein, translating to MHIRLIIGIATSITFAFLVFHLLFGKNSIPEQRRIAKEIKLYQMQIDSLAKVIEERDELIQKLKTDSLYKEEILRTRYGMSRENEKVFQLVK from the coding sequence TTGCACATACGACTTATTATTGGAATTGCCACCTCGATTACCTTCGCGTTCCTGGTGTTCCACTTGCTGTTCGGCAAGAACAGCATCCCAGAGCAGCGTAGAATCGCGAAAGAAATCAAGCTCTACCAGATGCAGATTGACTCGCTCGCCAAAGTTATCGAAGAACGCGACGAGCTCATCCAAAAATTAAAGACCGATTCCCTCTACAAAGAAGAAATTCTACGTACCCGCTACGGCATGAGCCGTGAAAACGAGAAAGTATTTCAGCTGGTTAAGTAG
- a CDS encoding efflux RND transporter permease subunit, which yields MSVSQLSVRRPVLMTVMALVILLLGFFGLTSLGIREYPNVDYPLIQVRTSYPGANAAVVEAEVTEILEASINSASGIKALTSTSRDGFSYISIEFETGMDLEAAANEIRDRVSRVRRRLPDDVDEPTVYKSDSDSDPILMVSLVSDKLDPMEVSEIANNHVKERLQTINGVSEVAIWGEKRPVVRLWIDPIRMQALGVSGAQMAAALKQGNLELPSGSIEGSETTLSIRTLGRVIDPKSFGNIAVRTAEDGTVVRISDVADIHYEPKDTRTGFRRNGKNSITLALMAQPGSNHVEIANEFYKRVEDIRREIPESVELLYGRDTSINIRASIKEVVETIFIAFVLVIAIIFAFLREGRTTFIPMVVVPVSVIGSFFVLYLCGFSINVLTLLAMVLAIGLVVDDAIVIVENIYHKIENGMTPKQAAVAGTNEIFFAVIATSIVLMTVFVPVLALGGTTGLLFREFVAVMIGTVFLSTLCALTLSPMLCSKFLKRQKQGWFFRITEPFFEGFNGLYSRLLGGFLRLRFLLFPIVAALFVAAYFCFNNMSSEMAPTEDSNAVMVNMSMPEGVNLARTKRMADEFADEVISILDSNEYTEFQAGAWNAGNSRMRLFLNDDKKARRPQSEIARVIQVLGNEYPDLRVMVFEPQSISTQRGGLPVQFVLQAPNIEVLRDLVPKFEEAASKSPVFSVVNSNLRFTKPELHIEILRDKANEEGVSVNDIAQAVQLAISDQTYGDYYKDGRQYDIIGAVGYQYRDTPENLSMLTVKNGKGELVSLDNFITYKEQSASPSLPRYNRFSAATIQAGLVPGKTIGDGVEEMRRIAKKLLKDYPSVSTTLSGSSKEFEESSSGLYVVFMLALALVFLVLAGQFESFRAPFVIFFTVPLALSGALVSLFVTGQTLNIFSEIALILLIALVTKNGILIVEFANQIAENTGCSKLEAARMAAERRFRPILMTSLSTVLGAVPLILTGTPSRIAMGVAIVGGLTFATFMTLFIVPAAYSFFAGKVESVRSDASKMA from the coding sequence ATGAGCGTTAGCCAACTCTCTGTTCGTCGCCCGGTGCTTATGACAGTGATGGCGCTTGTCATCCTGTTGCTTGGCTTTTTTGGCTTGACTTCACTCGGTATTCGTGAATACCCGAACGTCGACTATCCTTTGATTCAGGTGCGTACTTCTTACCCCGGCGCAAACGCTGCAGTCGTGGAAGCCGAAGTGACTGAAATTTTGGAAGCTTCCATCAACAGTGCATCAGGTATCAAGGCTCTCACTTCTACAAGCCGCGATGGATTCTCTTACATCAGCATTGAATTTGAAACGGGCATGGACTTGGAAGCGGCTGCAAACGAAATCCGCGACCGCGTGAGCCGTGTGCGTCGCCGTTTGCCGGACGATGTCGATGAACCGACGGTCTACAAGTCCGATAGCGATAGCGACCCGATTTTGATGGTGAGCCTTGTGAGCGATAAGCTCGACCCGATGGAAGTTTCTGAAATTGCAAACAACCACGTGAAGGAACGCTTGCAGACTATTAACGGTGTTTCTGAAGTGGCTATTTGGGGCGAAAAACGTCCGGTAGTGCGCCTTTGGATTGACCCCATCCGTATGCAGGCTCTGGGGGTCTCGGGTGCGCAAATGGCGGCAGCTTTGAAACAAGGAAATTTGGAACTTCCGTCTGGTTCGATTGAAGGTAGCGAAACGACACTTTCTATCCGTACGCTTGGCCGAGTTATCGATCCGAAATCGTTTGGCAACATTGCGGTGAGAACGGCTGAAGATGGAACCGTCGTTCGCATTTCTGATGTGGCGGACATCCATTACGAACCGAAAGATACGCGTACAGGTTTTAGACGTAACGGCAAGAATTCCATTACGCTTGCACTCATGGCGCAGCCGGGCAGTAACCATGTCGAAATTGCAAACGAATTCTACAAGCGCGTCGAAGATATCCGCCGTGAAATTCCCGAAAGCGTAGAACTGCTTTATGGCCGCGATACATCGATTAACATTCGCGCTTCTATCAAGGAAGTGGTGGAGACCATCTTTATTGCATTTGTGCTCGTGATTGCAATTATCTTTGCGTTCCTCCGCGAAGGCCGCACAACGTTTATCCCGATGGTTGTTGTGCCTGTATCTGTGATTGGTAGTTTCTTTGTGCTTTACCTTTGCGGGTTCAGTATCAACGTGCTTACGCTTTTGGCGATGGTACTTGCAATTGGTCTTGTAGTGGATGATGCCATTGTGATTGTGGAAAACATTTACCACAAGATTGAAAATGGCATGACACCGAAGCAGGCTGCTGTGGCTGGAACTAATGAAATCTTCTTTGCTGTGATTGCGACTTCGATTGTGCTTATGACCGTATTTGTGCCTGTCCTTGCGTTGGGGGGCACGACGGGGCTTTTGTTCCGTGAATTCGTGGCGGTGATGATTGGAACGGTGTTCCTTTCGACTTTGTGCGCTTTAACTCTTTCGCCGATGCTTTGTTCGAAATTCTTGAAACGCCAGAAACAGGGATGGTTTTTCCGCATTACAGAACCGTTCTTTGAAGGCTTCAACGGACTTTATTCCCGCTTGTTGGGCGGATTCCTTCGGTTGCGTTTTCTGTTGTTCCCGATTGTGGCGGCTCTGTTTGTGGCAGCGTATTTCTGCTTCAATAACATGAGTAGCGAAATGGCGCCGACTGAAGACTCTAATGCCGTGATGGTGAACATGAGCATGCCCGAAGGCGTGAACCTTGCAAGAACGAAACGAATGGCGGACGAGTTTGCTGACGAGGTGATTTCTATTCTTGACTCGAACGAATATACGGAATTCCAGGCGGGTGCTTGGAATGCTGGCAACTCGAGAATGCGTTTGTTCTTGAACGACGACAAGAAAGCCCGCCGTCCGCAGAGCGAAATCGCCCGTGTGATTCAGGTGCTCGGTAACGAATACCCGGATTTGCGCGTGATGGTATTTGAACCGCAGAGCATCAGTACGCAGCGCGGTGGCCTCCCGGTGCAGTTTGTGTTGCAGGCTCCGAACATCGAAGTGTTGCGTGACCTTGTGCCGAAATTCGAAGAAGCGGCAAGCAAGAGCCCTGTGTTTAGTGTGGTGAACAGCAACTTGCGCTTCACGAAGCCGGAACTCCATATCGAGATTTTGCGCGACAAGGCAAACGAAGAAGGCGTGTCCGTGAATGACATTGCGCAGGCCGTACAGCTTGCTATTAGCGATCAGACCTATGGCGATTACTATAAGGACGGCCGTCAGTACGATATTATTGGCGCAGTCGGTTATCAGTACCGCGATACGCCAGAAAATCTTTCGATGCTCACGGTCAAGAACGGCAAGGGTGAGCTGGTGAGCTTGGACAACTTTATCACGTATAAGGAACAGTCCGCATCTCCGTCACTCCCGCGTTATAACCGCTTTAGCGCTGCTACAATCCAGGCTGGCCTTGTGCCGGGCAAGACGATTGGCGATGGCGTCGAAGAAATGCGCCGCATTGCAAAGAAGTTGTTGAAGGATTACCCGAGTGTGAGCACTACGCTTTCGGGATCGTCGAAGGAATTTGAAGAAAGCTCTTCGGGCTTGTATGTGGTGTTCATGCTTGCGCTTGCGCTTGTGTTCTTGGTGCTTGCCGGGCAGTTCGAAAGTTTCCGTGCTCCGTTCGTGATTTTCTTTACGGTGCCGCTTGCGCTTTCGGGTGCTTTGGTGAGCTTGTTTGTCACAGGCCAGACGCTCAACATCTTTAGCGAAATCGCTTTGATTTTGTTGATTGCCCTTGTGACGAAGAATGGAATCTTGATTGTAGAGTTTGCAAACCAGATTGCAGAAAATACCGGATGCAGCAAGCTCGAGGCGGCTCGGATGGCGGCGGAACGCCGCTTCCGCCCAATCCTCATGACGAGCCTTTCGACGGTATTGGGCGCGGTGCCGCTCATCTTGACCGGCACCCCGAGCCGCATTGCAATGGGTGTTGCTATTGTAGGCGGTCTTACGTTTGCAACGTTCATGACGCTCTTTATTGTGCCTGCGGCCTATAGCTTCTTTGCAGGGAAGGTCGAATCAGTCCGTAGTGACGCGAGCAAAATGGCGTAG
- a CDS encoding efflux RND transporter periplasmic adaptor subunit, with protein MKHLLLIALSSLFLVACGSKDDSAKGAPGGKGNGGKKGGAQRVLNVEGYVAELSSQGKNFQTMATLVPKNSVSLSAATSGRLVSLTAKDGAVVKKGALLAKIDDSELRAQLKQAESNKMLAEQKEQRVRGLFEKNGATKQDLESAEASLKSAQASVELIRAQLAKTEVRAPFSGKLGFVDVSVGAWLNSGTPIAELSEVNRLKAKFALPQRYASVIKVGDKIVLKDAERNVEKQGVVSALDAVISESSRTRRVMVDVDNAKGELIAGSFVSVNVAMEASNVQSFTIPSEAMILDREGAYVFVSQGGKAKIKHVTTGLRTPMSVQVLSGLDVGDTVIVSGIVSLRPGADVKIKGLRHSINYEVE; from the coding sequence ATGAAACACCTTCTTCTAATAGCCTTATCTTCTCTTTTTCTTGTTGCTTGTGGTAGTAAAGACGATTCCGCCAAGGGTGCTCCTGGTGGCAAAGGCAATGGGGGTAAAAAGGGTGGCGCTCAGCGCGTGCTGAATGTCGAAGGTTATGTGGCCGAGCTTTCATCGCAAGGCAAGAATTTCCAGACGATGGCGACTCTCGTGCCAAAGAACAGCGTTTCGCTTTCGGCGGCGACTTCTGGCCGCTTGGTGAGCCTTACTGCAAAGGACGGCGCTGTGGTCAAGAAGGGAGCGCTCCTTGCTAAAATTGACGATTCCGAACTCCGTGCACAGCTTAAACAGGCTGAATCGAACAAGATGCTTGCTGAACAAAAGGAACAGCGTGTCCGCGGTCTTTTTGAAAAGAACGGAGCTACAAAGCAGGACTTGGAATCAGCAGAAGCTTCGCTCAAGTCTGCTCAGGCTAGTGTTGAGCTGATTCGCGCTCAACTTGCAAAAACCGAAGTGCGTGCACCGTTTAGCGGCAAACTTGGATTTGTGGATGTTTCTGTGGGCGCCTGGCTCAATTCTGGGACGCCGATTGCAGAACTCAGCGAGGTCAATCGCCTCAAGGCAAAGTTTGCGCTTCCGCAACGTTACGCTTCTGTCATTAAGGTGGGCGATAAGATTGTACTCAAGGATGCTGAACGCAATGTCGAAAAGCAAGGCGTTGTATCTGCGCTAGATGCCGTGATTTCTGAGAGCAGCCGCACTCGTCGCGTGATGGTCGATGTCGATAACGCAAAGGGCGAACTCATTGCTGGTAGCTTTGTGAGCGTGAATGTCGCGATGGAAGCAAGCAACGTGCAGAGCTTTACGATTCCGTCCGAAGCGATGATTCTCGACAGGGAAGGCGCTTACGTGTTTGTGAGCCAGGGCGGCAAGGCTAAAATCAAGCATGTCACGACGGGACTTCGCACGCCGATGTCTGTGCAGGTGCTTTCGGGCCTTGATGTTGGCGATACGGTGATTGTTTCCGGCATTGTGAGCTTGCGTCCGGGCGCTGATGTCAAGATTAAGGGACTCCGTCACTCGATTAATTACGAGGTGGAGTAA